The Engystomops pustulosus chromosome 4, aEngPut4.maternal, whole genome shotgun sequence genome contains a region encoding:
- the NR2F2 gene encoding COUP transcription factor 2 isoform X3 produces MQAIWDAEQGKYVFAVQRGRMPPTQPTHGQFALTNGDPLNCHSYLSGYISLLLRAEPYPTSRFGSQCMQPNNIMGIENICELAARMLFSAVEWARNIPFFPDLQITDQVALLRLTWSELFVLNAAQCSMPLHVAPLLAAAGLHASPMSADRVVAFMDHIRIFQEQVEKLKALHVDSAEYSCLKAIVLFTSDACGLSDVAHVESLQEKSQCALEEYVRSQYPNQPTRFGKLLLRLPSLRTVSSSVIEQLFFVRLVGKTPIETLIRDMLLSGSSFNWPYMSIQ; encoded by the exons ATGCAAGCCATTTGGGACGCAGAGCAAGGAAAATACGTTTTTG CCGTACAGAGGGGCAGAATGCCACCCACACAGCCGACCCATGGCCAGTTCGCCTTGACAAATGGAGACCCCCTGAACTGCCATTCCTACCTATCCGGATATATATCCCTTCTTCTGAGAGCAGAACCCTACCCCACCTCCAGATTTGGCAGTCAATGCATGCAACCCAACAACATTATGGGCATCGAGAACATTTGTGAACTGGCAGCCaggatgctcttcagtgcagtggAGTGGGCACGGAATATCCCCTTCTTCCCAGACCTACAGATCACAGACCAAGTGGCACTTCTAAGGCTGACCTGGAGTGAGTTATTTGTGCTGAACGCTGCCCAGTGCTCCATGCCCCTCCATGTTGCCCCTCTCCTGGCAGCTGCTGGTCTACACGCTTCCCCCATGTCTGCGGACAGAGTGgtggccttcatggaccacataCGAATCTTCCAAGAGCAAGTAGAAAAACTCAAGGCATTACATGTGGACTCGGCAGAATATAGTTGTTTAAAAGCTATAGTTCTCTTTACTTCAG ATGCCTGTGGTCTGTCTGATGTAGCCCATGTGGAAAGTTTGCAGGAGAAGTCGCAATGTGCATTGGAAGAATATGTTAGGAGCCAGTACCCCAACCAGCCTACAAGATTTGGCAAACTCTTACTCCGTCTACCCTCCCTccgcactgtgtcctcctctgtCATAGAGCAATTGTTTTTCGTCCGTTTGGTAggtaaaacccctatagaaacgCTCATTAGGGATATGTTACTCTCTGGAAGCAGTTTCAATTGGCCCTATATGTCCATTCAATAA
- the NR2F2 gene encoding COUP transcription factor 2 isoform X2 produces the protein MAMVVGAWRDPQDDMPGSQPSQPPPGQAGAPHTPQTPGQGVPSTTPAQSNPSSQSSQNQGDKQQQQQQHIECVVCGDKSSGKHYGQFTCEGCKSFFKRSVRRNLTYTCRANRNCPIDQHHRNQCQYCRLKKCLKVGMRREAVQRGRMPPTQPTHGQFALTNGDPLNCHSYLSGYISLLLRAEPYPTSRFGSQCMQPNNIMGIENICELAARMLFSAVEWARNIPFFPDLQITDQVALLRLTWSELFVLNAAQCSMPLHVAPLLAAAGLHASPMSADRVVAFMDHIRIFQEQVEKLKALHVDSAEYSCLKAIVLFTSDACGLSDVAHVESLQEKSQCALEEYVRSQYPNQPTRFGKLLLRLPSLRTVSSSVIEQLFFVRLVGKTPIETLIRDMLLSGSSFNWPYMSIQ, from the exons ATGGCAATGGTAGTGGGTGCTTGGAGAGACCCTCAGGACGATATGCCAGGAAGTCAACCTTCACAGCCACCTCCAGGGCAAGCAGGGGCCCCACACACCCCACAGACACCAGGGCAAGGAGTGCCCTCTACCACCCCTGCCCAATCCAACCCCTCCAGCCAGTCCAGCCAGAACCAGGGGGACAAGcagcaacaacagcagcagcacatagagtgtgtggtgtgtggggACAAGTCCAGTGGCAAGCACTATGGCCAGTTCACCTGTGAGGGCTGCAAGAGCTTCTTCAAGAGAAGTGTCAGGAGGAACCTGACCTACACATGTCGTGCCAACAGGAACTGCCCCATAGACCAGCACCACCGCAACCAGTGCCAGTACTGCCGcctcaaaaaatgtctcaaagttGGCATGAGACGGGAAG CCGTACAGAGGGGCAGAATGCCACCCACACAGCCGACCCATGGCCAGTTCGCCTTGACAAATGGAGACCCCCTGAACTGCCATTCCTACCTATCCGGATATATATCCCTTCTTCTGAGAGCAGAACCCTACCCCACCTCCAGATTTGGCAGTCAATGCATGCAACCCAACAACATTATGGGCATCGAGAACATTTGTGAACTGGCAGCCaggatgctcttcagtgcagtggAGTGGGCACGGAATATCCCCTTCTTCCCAGACCTACAGATCACAGACCAAGTGGCACTTCTAAGGCTGACCTGGAGTGAGTTATTTGTGCTGAACGCTGCCCAGTGCTCCATGCCCCTCCATGTTGCCCCTCTCCTGGCAGCTGCTGGTCTACACGCTTCCCCCATGTCTGCGGACAGAGTGgtggccttcatggaccacataCGAATCTTCCAAGAGCAAGTAGAAAAACTCAAGGCATTACATGTGGACTCGGCAGAATATAGTTGTTTAAAAGCTATAGTTCTCTTTACTTCAG ATGCCTGTGGTCTGTCTGATGTAGCCCATGTGGAAAGTTTGCAGGAGAAGTCGCAATGTGCATTGGAAGAATATGTTAGGAGCCAGTACCCCAACCAGCCTACAAGATTTGGCAAACTCTTACTCCGTCTACCCTCCCTccgcactgtgtcctcctctgtCATAGAGCAATTGTTTTTCGTCCGTTTGGTAggtaaaacccctatagaaacgCTCATTAGGGATATGTTACTCTCTGGAAGCAGTTTCAATTGGCCCTATATGTCCATTCAATAA
- the NR2F2 gene encoding COUP transcription factor 2 isoform X1, whose translation MAMVVGAWRDPQDDMPGSQPSQPPPGQAGAPHTPQTPGQGVPSTTPAQSNPSSQSSQNQGDKQQQQQQHIECVVCGDKSSGKHYGQFTCEGCKSFFKRSVRRNLTYTCRANRNCPIDQHHRNQCQYCRLKKCLKVGMRREVSSLFTAAVQRGRMPPTQPTHGQFALTNGDPLNCHSYLSGYISLLLRAEPYPTSRFGSQCMQPNNIMGIENICELAARMLFSAVEWARNIPFFPDLQITDQVALLRLTWSELFVLNAAQCSMPLHVAPLLAAAGLHASPMSADRVVAFMDHIRIFQEQVEKLKALHVDSAEYSCLKAIVLFTSDACGLSDVAHVESLQEKSQCALEEYVRSQYPNQPTRFGKLLLRLPSLRTVSSSVIEQLFFVRLVGKTPIETLIRDMLLSGSSFNWPYMSIQ comes from the exons ATGGCAATGGTAGTGGGTGCTTGGAGAGACCCTCAGGACGATATGCCAGGAAGTCAACCTTCACAGCCACCTCCAGGGCAAGCAGGGGCCCCACACACCCCACAGACACCAGGGCAAGGAGTGCCCTCTACCACCCCTGCCCAATCCAACCCCTCCAGCCAGTCCAGCCAGAACCAGGGGGACAAGcagcaacaacagcagcagcacatagagtgtgtggtgtgtggggACAAGTCCAGTGGCAAGCACTATGGCCAGTTCACCTGTGAGGGCTGCAAGAGCTTCTTCAAGAGAAGTGTCAGGAGGAACCTGACCTACACATGTCGTGCCAACAGGAACTGCCCCATAGACCAGCACCACCGCAACCAGTGCCAGTACTGCCGcctcaaaaaatgtctcaaagttGGCATGAGACGGGAAG TTTCTTCTTTATTTACTGCAGCCGTACAGAGGGGCAGAATGCCACCCACACAGCCGACCCATGGCCAGTTCGCCTTGACAAATGGAGACCCCCTGAACTGCCATTCCTACCTATCCGGATATATATCCCTTCTTCTGAGAGCAGAACCCTACCCCACCTCCAGATTTGGCAGTCAATGCATGCAACCCAACAACATTATGGGCATCGAGAACATTTGTGAACTGGCAGCCaggatgctcttcagtgcagtggAGTGGGCACGGAATATCCCCTTCTTCCCAGACCTACAGATCACAGACCAAGTGGCACTTCTAAGGCTGACCTGGAGTGAGTTATTTGTGCTGAACGCTGCCCAGTGCTCCATGCCCCTCCATGTTGCCCCTCTCCTGGCAGCTGCTGGTCTACACGCTTCCCCCATGTCTGCGGACAGAGTGgtggccttcatggaccacataCGAATCTTCCAAGAGCAAGTAGAAAAACTCAAGGCATTACATGTGGACTCGGCAGAATATAGTTGTTTAAAAGCTATAGTTCTCTTTACTTCAG ATGCCTGTGGTCTGTCTGATGTAGCCCATGTGGAAAGTTTGCAGGAGAAGTCGCAATGTGCATTGGAAGAATATGTTAGGAGCCAGTACCCCAACCAGCCTACAAGATTTGGCAAACTCTTACTCCGTCTACCCTCCCTccgcactgtgtcctcctctgtCATAGAGCAATTGTTTTTCGTCCGTTTGGTAggtaaaacccctatagaaacgCTCATTAGGGATATGTTACTCTCTGGAAGCAGTTTCAATTGGCCCTATATGTCCATTCAATAA